The proteins below are encoded in one region of candidate division WOR-3 bacterium:
- a CDS encoding periplasmic heavy metal sensor produces MKKLALTLTLILLTGLIGYAQDMCPMHRPGPKEMEPCPPELLDDLSPEQKAKIEEVRIETRKDIIPIKSQIELKQIDLHKEMKADNPNKDKILKLSQEIHNLEWQIKKLHIEEKLKIHSLLTPEQRAKLKIPKKKFIKKIEIEREDKD; encoded by the coding sequence ATGAAAAAACTTGCGCTAACCTTAACTTTAATACTTCTGACTGGTTTGATTGGTTATGCCCAGGATATGTGTCCAATGCACAGGCCGGGTCCAAAAGAAATGGAGCCCTGCCCACCTGAATTGCTGGATGACCTTTCTCCGGAGCAGAAGGCAAAGATTGAAGAGGTGCGTATTGAAACGAGAAAGGATATCATACCGATTAAATCACAGATTGAATTAAAACAGATTGATTTACATAAAGAAATGAAGGCTGATAATCCAAATAAAGATAAGATATTAAAACTCAGCCAGGAAATTCATAACCTTGAGTGGCAGATAAAGAAGTTACATATAGAAGAAAAGTTGAAAATCCATTCTTTACTGACCCCGGAGCAAAGAGCAAAATTAAAAATCCCAAAAAAGAAGTTTATTAAAAAGATTGAGATTGAACGCGAAGATAAGGATTAA
- a CDS encoding aromatic amino acid ammonia-lyase — MPIILDGKSLTIEKLVAIARHNEKVEIAPESLEEIKKCRAMLEKKLKAREVMYGTNTGIGELSEIVLSDEEVEQFQRYLIYNHAAGIGEPMPIEYVRGAMASRINVHAKGRSACRPEITLTLIEMLNKGVIPVVCRKGSVGACGDLAPMSQIALLMLGEGEAFYQGERLPGRVAMERAGIPIPGLKARDGLAIINGSNFITAISALQLYDINRWLKQAEIACAMTLEALIANLKPYDVRVHEARGFPGAIRSAKAIMKCIEGSDLLTGKFKTKVQDAYSMRSSPQVIGAAHDAVRWARQQVEIELNGVGDNPIFLSEHNLTLTGANFQGSPISLPMDMVGAAVTMVCVLSERRLNRLTNPNLSVGLPAFLTKNPGIFSGFMLSQYTADMMIVEQRILSMPASIQSIPAAADQEDFVSMGMNTALKNEQIIDNSYGILAIEFMAAAQALDFREFNPGKGVNVARRVIRKYVPHLEEDRPLYPDHNAMKQLVKSCEILEEVEKEVGSLE; from the coding sequence ATGCCAATTATACTTGATGGAAAAAGTTTGACTATTGAAAAACTTGTTGCAATTGCCCGACACAATGAAAAAGTTGAAATTGCACCAGAGTCCCTTGAAGAGATAAAAAAATGCCGGGCAATGCTTGAAAAGAAATTAAAGGCAAGGGAAGTAATGTACGGGACAAACACCGGGATTGGTGAATTGTCTGAGATTGTTTTATCAGACGAAGAGGTTGAGCAGTTCCAGAGATATCTCATTTATAACCATGCTGCAGGTATTGGCGAACCGATGCCGATAGAATATGTGCGTGGGGCAATGGCGAGCCGGATAAATGTTCATGCAAAGGGCAGGTCAGCGTGCCGACCTGAGATAACACTTACATTGATTGAAATGTTAAATAAAGGCGTAATTCCGGTTGTTTGCAGAAAGGGTTCGGTTGGCGCCTGTGGAGACCTTGCCCCAATGTCCCAGATTGCACTCTTAATGCTCGGTGAAGGAGAGGCGTTTTATCAGGGAGAGAGACTGCCAGGCAGGGTGGCAATGGAAAGGGCAGGAATTCCGATTCCAGGACTGAAGGCAAGGGATGGTCTGGCAATAATCAACGGTTCAAATTTTATCACGGCGATAAGTGCACTCCAGTTATATGATATAAATCGCTGGCTAAAACAGGCAGAGATTGCCTGTGCAATGACCTTAGAGGCGTTGATTGCCAATCTCAAACCTTATGATGTACGTGTTCACGAGGCACGCGGGTTTCCCGGGGCAATTCGTTCAGCAAAGGCAATAATGAAATGTATTGAAGGAAGCGACCTGCTCACTGGAAAATTCAAGACCAAGGTCCAGGATGCATATTCAATGCGCTCATCGCCCCAGGTTATTGGTGCAGCACATGATGCGGTGCGCTGGGCAAGACAACAGGTTGAGATTGAGTTGAATGGAGTTGGTGATAATCCAATATTTTTATCAGAACATAATCTGACCTTAACCGGCGCCAATTTCCAGGGCTCGCCGATTTCGTTGCCAATGGATATGGTGGGTGCAGCGGTGACGATGGTGTGTGTCTTATCTGAGAGGAGACTCAACAGGTTGACCAATCCCAATCTTAGTGTGGGGCTTCCGGCATTTTTAACCAAGAATCCCGGGATATTTTCAGGATTTATGCTCAGTCAATATACCGCTGATATGATGATTGTGGAACAGAGGATTCTTTCAATGCCTGCCTCAATCCAGTCCATCCCGGCGGCTGCAGACCAGGAAGATTTTGTTTCAATGGGAATGAATACCGCATTGAAAAACGAGCAGATCATTGATAATTCCTATGGGATACTCGCGATTGAATTTATGGCAGCTGCCCAGGCATTAGATTTTCGTGAATTCAATCCTGGTAAGGGTGTCAATGTTGCAAGGCGGGTGATTAGAAAGTATGTACCGCACCTTGAAGAAGACAGACCATTATATCCTGACCACAATGCAATGAAACAATTGGTAAAATCATGCGAGATTCTTGAAGAGGTTGAAAAAGAGGTCGGTAGTCTGGAATAA
- a CDS encoding UDP-2,3-diacylglucosamine diphosphatase: protein MHIFLSDAHIRKDDSYRGKLLIKFLNEIKYDLENLFIVGDMFEFWFEYNIALPKDYFKILATFFNLHQLGVKLHYILGNHEVMIGDFLKNLGFLIYPDETKIELDGKKIYLAHGHKIDRRLWTVFWENLLTSKINHKLYSLVHPDIGVFLAQGIAHLSRQQPRSESLSFMLERFAISKLKNFDIVILAHSHIPVFKNYPEGKYYINTGDWVDNFSYGKMDNGKISLNFYK, encoded by the coding sequence ATGCATATATTTTTAAGCGACGCACATATCCGCAAGGACGATAGTTACCGGGGGAAATTATTAATCAAATTTTTAAATGAAATAAAATATGATTTAGAAAATCTTTTTATCGTTGGTGATATGTTTGAATTCTGGTTTGAGTATAATATTGCATTACCAAAGGATTATTTTAAAATCCTTGCTACATTTTTCAATCTTCATCAACTGGGTGTAAAATTACATTATATCCTTGGCAATCACGAAGTTATGATTGGTGATTTTTTAAAAAACTTAGGATTTCTTATATATCCAGATGAAACAAAGATTGAACTTGACGGCAAAAAGATTTATCTTGCCCACGGGCATAAGATTGACCGCCGTTTATGGACCGTGTTCTGGGAAAATCTTTTAACTTCAAAAATCAACCATAAATTATATAGTTTAGTCCATCCTGATATCGGTGTTTTTTTAGCCCAGGGAATTGCCCATCTATCCCGTCAACAACCAAGGAGTGAAAGTTTAAGTTTTATGTTGGAAAGATTTGCGATCAGTAAATTAAAAAATTTTGATATTGTAATACTTGCCCATTCCCATATTCCAGTTTTCAAAAATTATCCTGAAGGCAAATATTATATCAATACGGGAGACTGGGTTGACAACTTTTCGTACGGAAAAATGGATAATGGAAAAATCTCTTTAAATTTTTATAAATAG
- the rpsO gene encoding 30S ribosomal protein S15, translating to MALIKEKKQELISAFKRHEKDTGSPEVQIALLSERIKMLTEHLKKFPKDKHSRQGLIKMVNDRRRHLNYLLRKDKARYLKIVETLGLRR from the coding sequence ATGGCACTGATAAAAGAGAAAAAACAAGAATTGATAAGCGCATTTAAAAGGCATGAAAAGGATACCGGCTCACCTGAGGTGCAGATTGCACTGCTCAGTGAACGGATAAAGATGCTTACCGAACATTTAAAAAAGTTCCCTAAGGATAAGCATTCAAGACAGGGATTGATTAAGATGGTTAATGACCGAAGACGCCATCTTAATTACCTTTTAAGAAAGGATAAAGCCCGTTATTTAAAAATCGTTGAAACACTTGGTTTGAGAAGGTAA
- the pnp gene encoding polyribonucleotide nucleotidyltransferase: MYSVELKVGEKNLRLESGRVARQSAGEVIVSYGDTVVLVCVNYNPEIDQTVDFLPLTVEYRELSFAAGKIPGGFIKREMRPSDNEILSSRLIDRPLRPLFPPDFHNEVQIIAYLLSSDVEHDADILGITGAATALLISEIPFTIPVAGVRVGLLDGKYIINPTLTEQENCRVNLVIAGTKDAVVMIEGGAKEATEEEIIGAIKAGHNECVRIIEMEEKMREAIGKEKIENNEPFVDETLANEIKEKVGSEINQIFLFREKKARQEAAYQLIKNVVEKFSDKELENIEAKVRYVVEKMIAEKMRNMVLEEKKRFDGRGLKDIRNVSCEIGVLPRTHGSALFTRGQTQSLAVTTLGTKSDEQRIDAIYGEETKSFMLHYNFPPFATGEVKPIRGPSRREIGHGALAERAILPVLPSEESFPYTIRVVSNILESNGSSSMASVCSASLALMDAGVPIKTAVAGISIGLVKEGDKYELLTDIIGDEDHYGDMDFKVAGTKNGITAVQLDLKIQGLDISILRQALDYAKEARENILKIMSSTINSPRSHLSKYAPKILAFSIPKEKIGEVIGPGGKVIRRIIGETDLKIDITDDGKVTIAGADAELVKRAQNEILGIVQEAEVGKTYIGKVTRITNFGAFVEILPGKEGLLHISKLSRQRVRRVEDVVKVGDEVVVRVYEIDEMGRINLMRVGEDWQRK; encoded by the coding sequence TTGTATTCGGTTGAACTAAAGGTTGGTGAAAAGAATTTACGACTTGAGAGCGGACGGGTCGCCCGTCAATCAGCGGGTGAAGTTATTGTTTCTTATGGTGATACTGTAGTCCTTGTCTGCGTAAATTATAATCCAGAAATAGACCAGACAGTTGATTTTTTGCCCCTGACTGTTGAGTACCGGGAACTTTCTTTTGCGGCTGGAAAGATCCCGGGTGGCTTTATTAAAAGAGAGATGCGCCCCTCGGATAATGAGATACTTTCTTCAAGACTTATTGATAGACCATTAAGACCACTTTTCCCGCCTGATTTTCATAATGAAGTGCAGATTATTGCGTATCTTCTATCTTCAGATGTTGAACATGATGCGGATATATTGGGAATAACCGGTGCCGCTACGGCACTCCTGATTTCAGAGATTCCTTTTACAATTCCAGTGGCAGGGGTAAGGGTTGGACTTCTTGATGGAAAATATATTATTAATCCCACCCTTACCGAGCAGGAAAATTGCAGGGTCAATCTTGTTATCGCAGGAACCAAAGATGCAGTGGTTATGATTGAAGGAGGGGCAAAAGAAGCAACAGAAGAGGAAATAATCGGTGCAATTAAAGCAGGACATAATGAATGTGTAAGGATAATTGAGATGGAAGAAAAAATGCGTGAGGCGATTGGAAAAGAGAAGATTGAGAATAACGAACCATTCGTGGATGAGACACTTGCGAATGAAATTAAAGAGAAGGTGGGTAGTGAAATAAATCAAATATTTCTTTTCCGGGAAAAGAAGGCAAGGCAGGAAGCGGCTTATCAGTTGATTAAAAATGTTGTGGAGAAATTCTCTGATAAGGAATTGGAAAATATAGAAGCGAAGGTCAGATATGTGGTTGAAAAAATGATTGCTGAAAAAATGAGGAATATGGTTCTTGAAGAGAAAAAAAGGTTTGATGGAAGGGGATTGAAAGATATAAGAAATGTGTCTTGTGAGATAGGTGTTTTACCAAGGACTCATGGTTCTGCTTTATTTACCCGGGGTCAGACCCAGAGTCTTGCAGTCACCACCCTGGGTACGAAGAGCGATGAACAACGGATAGACGCAATTTATGGTGAAGAGACAAAGTCATTTATGTTGCATTATAATTTCCCACCTTTTGCCACCGGTGAAGTCAAGCCGATAAGGGGACCAAGCCGAAGAGAGATAGGTCATGGTGCACTTGCCGAAAGGGCAATATTGCCGGTATTGCCATCTGAGGAATCTTTTCCTTATACAATCAGGGTTGTGTCAAATATTCTGGAATCCAATGGTTCGTCTTCAATGGCGAGTGTATGCAGCGCTTCTTTAGCATTGATGGATGCAGGTGTGCCGATAAAGACAGCGGTTGCCGGCATTTCAATTGGCTTGGTAAAAGAAGGTGATAAATACGAATTATTGACCGATATTATAGGGGATGAAGACCACTATGGGGATATGGATTTTAAAGTTGCCGGGACAAAGAATGGAATTACTGCGGTCCAACTGGACCTCAAAATCCAGGGTTTAGATATCAGTATTTTGAGACAGGCACTTGATTATGCAAAGGAAGCACGGGAGAATATCCTGAAGATAATGAGCAGTACAATAAATTCTCCGAGGAGCCATCTTTCAAAATATGCCCCCAAGATTCTTGCCTTTTCTATCCCCAAAGAGAAGATTGGTGAGGTTATTGGTCCGGGTGGAAAGGTTATCAGGCGCATCATCGGTGAGACTGATTTGAAGATTGATATTACTGATGATGGCAAGGTAACGATTGCCGGGGCAGATGCGGAACTTGTAAAAAGGGCACAAAACGAAATCTTAGGAATTGTACAGGAAGCCGAGGTGGGAAAAACATATATTGGCAAAGTAACAAGAATTACCAATTTTGGCGCATTTGTTGAGATACTGCCCGGAAAAGAAGGATTATTACATATTTCAAAACTAAGCCGGCAGAGGGTACGCAGGGTAGAAGATGTAGTAAAGGTAGGCGATGAGGTTGTAGTAAGGGTCTATGAAATTGATGAAATGGGAAGGATAAATTTAATGCGTGTAGGTGAGGATTGGCAGCGCAAGTAA
- a CDS encoding pitrilysin family protein: MAAQVKESVVIQNINKNLKIVAEPLDQYYSFALGLFLTCGSRDENKDNNGITHLIEHMLFKGTSKRSALEIVRLIEGLGGSFDAFTTKENLVIVTRFLSEHLIKVFELISEILLESKFGNEEFIREKSVIMEEIKSNNEDPSDYVYDLLFEVLFNEHPMGMPIAGTIESVSALNINAVQTHYQDLLNCPMVISVSGKFNLNELISFSQKKFGSGGFVSLNRTSPQGYLPKERFQTRNDISQVHLCFGMPAVPYLSDLRHTVLLLSTMLGGGMSSRLFQGLREEKGLVYDVHSFVDFYSDCGIIGFYLNTDKKNLFQIIKELKKIFGSIYNDGFSLEEIEIAKTYITGNLLLSLENSTNRMLRIGREVSYLNKTIPVEVIVNKIKMIEQNEINSFTKEYLDLKKYSVSAIGPVDEHLMQNIVNELRS, encoded by the coding sequence TTGGCAGCGCAAGTAAAAGAATCAGTAGTTATTCAGAACATAAATAAAAATTTAAAAATTGTTGCTGAGCCCTTAGATCAATATTATTCATTCGCCCTCGGATTATTTTTAACCTGTGGCTCAAGGGATGAAAATAAAGATAATAATGGTATTACACACTTGATTGAGCATATGTTATTCAAGGGGACTTCAAAGAGGTCAGCATTGGAGATTGTTCGTTTGATTGAAGGTCTGGGTGGCTCGTTTGACGCATTTACCACAAAGGAAAACCTTGTGATAGTAACCCGCTTTCTTTCGGAACATTTGATAAAAGTATTTGAACTCATAAGCGAGATTTTACTTGAATCAAAATTTGGCAACGAAGAATTTATCCGGGAAAAATCGGTGATAATGGAAGAGATAAAGTCAAATAATGAAGACCCATCTGATTATGTTTATGATCTATTGTTTGAAGTTTTATTTAACGAACATCCAATGGGGATGCCGATTGCCGGAACCATAGAATCGGTCTCAGCATTAAACATAAATGCGGTTCAAACCCATTATCAGGATTTATTAAATTGTCCCATGGTTATTTCGGTAAGTGGAAAGTTTAATTTAAATGAATTGATTTCATTTTCGCAAAAAAAATTCGGGAGTGGCGGATTTGTATCATTGAATCGTACATCACCACAGGGGTATCTGCCAAAAGAAAGATTTCAGACCCGTAATGATATTTCCCAGGTCCATTTATGTTTTGGTATGCCCGCAGTCCCTTATTTATCAGACCTCAGGCATACAGTCTTGCTTTTAAGCACAATGTTGGGTGGCGGGATGTCATCCCGTCTTTTTCAGGGATTGAGGGAAGAAAAGGGATTGGTTTATGATGTCCATTCCTTTGTTGATTTTTATAGCGATTGTGGCATAATTGGCTTTTATCTGAATACCGACAAGAAGAACCTTTTTCAAATTATCAAGGAATTAAAAAAAATTTTTGGCTCAATTTATAATGATGGATTTAGTTTAGAAGAAATTGAGATAGCGAAGACTTATATTACGGGAAATCTTTTATTAAGTTTGGAAAATTCTACAAATCGGATGCTGCGGATTGGTCGAGAAGTTTCTTACCTGAATAAAACCATACCAGTTGAAGTGATTGTTAATAAGATAAAGATGATTGAACAAAATGAGATAAATAGTTTCACAAAAGAATACCTTGATTTAAAAAAATATTCAGTTTCTGCGATTGGACCAGTAGATGAACATTTAATGCAAAATATTGTTAATGAATTGAGAAGTTGA
- a CDS encoding radical SAM protein, whose product MNLLLIAPAVVDEKRRGMQGRAFQLPPFSLAAVASATPEHVKIKILDEAIEPIDYNYPADLVGITILTRFAPHAYEIADKFRNRGVKVILGGLHPSALPEEALKHADAVVIGEAEGIWESVIRDFENNELKKLYKNPDFPDLGKIKVPRRDLFKKSKYLFTAMVQTGRGCPFNCNFCSVTKFFGGKFRTRPVECVIKEIRSLKSKFIGFSDDNIFGNRIYARKLFNALKYEGIIWMAQSSINIADDPELLHLAARSGCKGLFIGLESADAESLVQMHKGFQKPQKFKDNIARLHDEGIGVMGAFVLGNDNEDESIFHKTLEFAKKIKLDLAQFSILTPYPGTALFNKLIKENRIFNFDWSKYDAGNAVFKPLKMTAEKLKEEVDKLWREFYRFDEVLYRLITLGKRLPIQILPLLLLNISFRKEIAATQNL is encoded by the coding sequence ATGAATCTATTGCTGATTGCACCTGCAGTAGTAGACGAAAAGAGAAGGGGAATGCAGGGCAGGGCGTTTCAGTTACCACCTTTTTCACTTGCCGCAGTCGCTTCGGCAACTCCGGAGCATGTAAAAATTAAAATTCTGGATGAAGCAATTGAGCCGATAGACTATAATTACCCTGCAGACCTTGTGGGTATTACAATTCTCACAAGATTTGCCCCCCATGCATATGAAATTGCTGATAAATTTAGAAACAGGGGTGTGAAGGTCATTCTCGGGGGATTGCATCCATCAGCACTGCCTGAAGAGGCATTAAAACATGCAGATGCAGTAGTTATTGGTGAGGCAGAAGGGATATGGGAAAGTGTGATCAGAGATTTTGAGAATAACGAGTTGAAAAAACTATATAAAAATCCAGACTTTCCGGACCTTGGTAAGATAAAGGTTCCCCGGCGTGATTTGTTTAAAAAATCAAAATATTTGTTTACCGCTATGGTACAGACCGGTCGTGGGTGTCCTTTCAATTGTAATTTCTGTAGTGTGACAAAATTCTTCGGCGGCAAATTCAGGACAAGACCTGTAGAGTGTGTGATAAAAGAGATAAGAAGTTTGAAATCAAAATTTATTGGATTTTCTGATGACAATATTTTCGGCAATAGAATATATGCACGTAAATTATTCAATGCATTAAAATATGAGGGTATTATCTGGATGGCTCAATCTTCTATTAATATTGCTGACGACCCTGAGTTACTACATCTTGCAGCAAGAAGTGGGTGCAAAGGACTTTTTATCGGTCTTGAATCGGCAGATGCAGAATCATTGGTGCAGATGCACAAGGGATTTCAGAAGCCACAGAAATTTAAAGATAACATTGCCCGATTACATGATGAAGGTATCGGTGTTATGGGTGCATTCGTTTTAGGGAACGATAATGAGGATGAATCAATATTTCATAAAACCTTAGAATTTGCCAAGAAGATAAAACTTGACCTTGCACAATTTTCAATATTAACGCCATATCCAGGAACCGCACTTTTCAATAAATTAATAAAAGAAAACAGAATTTTTAATTTTGATTGGTCTAAATATGATGCAGGCAATGCGGTATTTAAACCATTAAAAATGACCGCAGAAAAATTAAAAGAAGAGGTTGATAAGTTGTGGCGTGAGTTTTATAGATTTGACGAGGTTTTGTATCGTTTAATAACTTTGGGAAAAAGATTGCCAATTCAGATTCTTCCACTGCTTCTTTTGAATATCAGTTTCCGAAAAGAGATCGCAGCAACACAGAATTTGTGA
- the truD gene encoding tRNA pseudouridine(13) synthase TruD encodes MKIKVKPEDFVVEEIIDLPISNSGPYTLLKLKKSFWNTLDVIDFVARKFSIAKEKFSRAGLKDRYSLSTQYLTFRGEFKKIVKEKNFILTPIGWVSKPILPGDLKGNRFSITLRDLSENEIEKVYKNYSEICNFGLPNYFDEQRFGSARHRKGFFAKLLMLGHYQGAMKLLLCYPYKEDGRKVKIFKKYCAEHWGDWTGSLSYSPFEFKKIILFLKDNPKDFKGAIKRIDKDMLNLYLLAYQSYLFNEILYRLIKKFGRETIEVPYSVGSYLFYHKLLDKEEIFDLKIPMINEKIELKGKIGNIITEVLDQEGIGLKDFKLNKMRFRGVRFKSFLRPAIIFPKDFSIGEAEQDEIYNNKKKMLIKFILPPGSYATILVKRLFI; translated from the coding sequence GTGAAAATAAAAGTTAAGCCTGAAGATTTTGTTGTAGAAGAAATTATTGATTTACCGATTTCAAATTCTGGACCCTACACACTGTTGAAACTAAAAAAGAGTTTCTGGAATACACTTGATGTTATTGATTTTGTTGCGCGTAAGTTTTCAATAGCAAAAGAAAAATTTTCAAGAGCCGGGTTAAAAGACAGATATTCATTATCAACCCAATATTTAACATTTCGTGGTGAGTTTAAAAAAATTGTAAAAGAAAAGAATTTTATATTGACACCGATTGGATGGGTATCAAAGCCGATACTCCCGGGAGATTTAAAGGGAAATAGATTTTCAATAACCCTGCGTGACCTGAGTGAGAATGAAATAGAAAAAGTCTATAAAAATTATTCCGAAATTTGTAACTTTGGTCTTCCCAATTATTTTGATGAGCAGAGATTTGGTTCGGCACGTCATCGTAAAGGATTTTTTGCAAAGCTTCTAATGCTGGGTCATTATCAGGGTGCAATGAAATTGCTACTTTGTTATCCTTATAAAGAGGACGGCAGAAAGGTGAAAATTTTCAAAAAATATTGTGCGGAACACTGGGGTGATTGGACTGGTTCTTTAAGTTATTCGCCCTTTGAATTCAAAAAAATCATACTTTTCCTAAAAGATAATCCTAAGGATTTTAAGGGTGCAATTAAAAGAATAGATAAAGATATGCTAAATCTTTACCTCCTGGCATATCAGTCATATCTCTTTAATGAGATATTGTATCGGCTAATAAAAAAATTTGGAAGAGAGACGATAGAGGTCCCTTATTCTGTGGGCAGTTATCTATTTTATCACAAATTGTTAGATAAAGAAGAAATTTTTGATTTAAAAATTCCAATGATAAACGAAAAGATAGAATTAAAAGGCAAAATTGGTAACATAATAACAGAGGTTTTAGATCAAGAAGGGATTGGATTAAAAGATTTTAAATTGAATAAAATGCGATTTCGCGGGGTGAGATTCAAAAGTTTCCTAAGACCGGCGATAATTTTCCCAAAGGATTTTTCTATTGGTGAGGCAGAACAGGACGAGATATATAACAACAAAAAGAAGATGCTTATTAAATTTATTTTGCCGCCGGGTTCGTATGCAACCATTTTGGTTAAACGCCTGTTTATATAA